One part of the Glycine soja cultivar W05 chromosome 11, ASM419377v2, whole genome shotgun sequence genome encodes these proteins:
- the LOC114372992 gene encoding protein MAIN-LIKE 2-like has translation MDHVAEEVFQHVEEVGVDAQGFPGGSHDTSMLVAYVDHVAVIIWNGELSSHGRKVQKFGRPTIEIEGLVAITGLSLLIACSLDTGDRRLISTFVERWHKETSSFHLPIGELTITLDDMASLLQLPIICAFHSFNTFHGDKAVLIQSVSYAWRDAVLVHMYDNLKDACKNGGRQLVGYITLLQCWIYEHFPSIVEAFTDSNYDQRSPRACH, from the exons ATGGATCATGTAGCTGAAGAGGTCTTTCAACATGTTGAAGAAGTTGGTGTTGATGCGCAGGGTTTTCCAGGTGGGTCGCATGACACATCAATGTTGGTTGCCTATGTTGATCATGTTGCAGTCATTATTTGGAATGGAGAg ctatcctcccatggaagaaaGGTTCAGAAATTTGGGAGGCCTACTATTGAGATTGAAGGGTTAGTCGCTATCACAGGATTAAGTCTTTTGATCGCATGTTCATTGGACACTGGCGATCGGAGACTTATATCGActtttgtggagaggtggcataaGGAAACGAGCAGTTTCCATCTTCCAATAGGAGAGCTCACCATCACCCTCGATGATATGGCCTCTTTGCTTCAGTTGCCCATCATATGTGCATTCCACAGCTTCAACACTTTTCATGGCGACAAAGCAGTGTTGAT TCAGAGTGTAAGCTATGCATGGAGAGATGCTGTCCTAGTGCATATGTACGATAATTTGAAAGATGCTTGTAAGAACGGCGGCAGACAACTTGTTGGATATATCACACTATTACAG TGTTGGATTTATGAGCATTTTCCATCTATTGTTGAGGCTTTTACGGACTCAAACTATGATCAAAGATCACCACGTGCCTGCCACTAG
- the LOC114374934 gene encoding protein IQ-DOMAIN 14-like, producing the protein MVKKGWFSMFKKLFLWNTHSSQEKKEKRRRAWIFGRVKTKRLPSITAPPPPPSKETRLSEAEEEHSKHALTVAIASAAAAEAAITAAQVAVEVVRLQSAAHLQLKEKQEQLQLQPFKTSHDAPQNTHQRQRKIQESSAIKIQTAYRGYLARKALRALKGIVKLQAIIRGRAVRRQALSTLKCLESIVSIQSQVFARKSQMVEERWDCGEHEEMQGSRDKIIRMDSNSERTWDDSILLKEEVDASCVSKKEAVLKREKVKEYSFNHRRSAESERNKINGRWRYWMEQWVDTQLSKSKELEDLDSVFSSHYSRPGEECGRRQLKLRNFQRQNQIEALDSPSLSSRNQTSGAEDHSVPSSPAIPTYMAATKSTQAKARSTSSPRARIGGNFDINSDSYSPCKNKLPIVTSINGEVLSNGRIGKLSSNQQRSPSLKGLPRPLKLSQTLRGLSINSDCPVPI; encoded by the exons ATGGTTAAGAAGGGTTGGTTTAGCATGTTTAAGAAGCTCTTTTTATGGAACACACATTCCTCACAAGAGAAG aaggagaaaagaagaagggcTTGGATATTTGGGAGGGTTAAGACCAAGAGATTGCCTTCAATTACagctccaccaccaccaccttcaAAAGAAACAAGACTAAGTGAGGCTGAGGAAGAACACAGCAAGCATGCTTTGACAGTGGCCATTGCTTCAGCTGCTGCTGCTGAAGCTGCTATTACTGCAGCTCAGGTTGCTGTTGAGGTTGTTAGGCTCCAATCTGCTGCTCATCTACAacttaaagaaaaacaagaacaacTTCAATTACAACCTTTTAAAACTAGCCATGATGCTCCTCAGAATACACACCAACGCCAGAGGAAGATTCAAGAATCTTCAGCCATCAAAATTCAAACAGCATATAGAGGTTACCTA GCAAGGAAAGCTTTGAGAGCATTGAAGGGAATAGTGAAGCTTCAAGCTATCATTCGTGGAAGAGCTGTGAGACGCCAAGCTTTGAGTACTCTAAAGTGCTTAGAGTCAATAGTAAGTATCCAATCACAGGTCTTCGCAAGGAAATCCCAAATGGTTGAAGAAAGATGGGATTGTGGTGAACATGAAGAGATGCAAGGTTCAAGAGACAAGATAATAAGG aTGGACTCAAACAGTGAGAGAACGTGGGATGACAGCATTTTGTTGAAGGAAGAGGTAGATGCCTCTTGCGTAAGCAAGAAAGAAGCAGTTCTTAAGagagaaaaagtaaaagaatactCATTTAACCACAGA AGGTCAGCTGAatcagaaagaaataaaataaatggaagATGGAGGTACTGGATGGAGCAGTGGGTAGACACACAACTTTCTAAGAGTAAAGAACTTGAAGATTTAGACTCAGTTTTCAGCTCACATTATTCTAGACCTGGGGAGGAATGTGGAAGGAGACAACTAAAGCTTAGAAATTTTCAGAGACAAAACCAGATTGAAGCATTAGATTCTCCATCACTTTCTTCAAGGAACCAAACTTCAGGGGCAGAAGATCACTCAGTTCCAAGCTCTCCTGCAATTCCTACATACATGGCTGCAACAAAATCAACACAAGCAAAAGCAAGATCAACAAGCTCCCCAAGAGCAAGGATAGGAGGGAATTTTGACATCAACTCTGATAGCTATTCACCATGCAAGAATAAGTTACCTATTGTGACTTCTATTAATGGTGAAGTGCTTAGTAATGGTAGGATTGGCAAGCTCAGCAGTAATCAGCAAAGATCACCTAGCTTAAAGGGCCTTCCAAGACCTCTAAAATTAAGTCAAACATTGAGGGGTCTTAGCATTAATTCAGATTGCCCAGTGCCAATTTGA